The following are from one region of the Pectobacterium actinidiae genome:
- the lptF gene encoding LPS export ABC transporter permease LptF translates to MIIIRYLVRETFKSQLAILFILLLIFFCQKLVRILGAAVDGEIPTNLVISLLGLGVPEMVQLIMPLSLFLGVLMTFGRLYAESEITVMHACGLGKRVLLKAALVLAVFTAIVATINVMWLSPWSSRHQEEVLAEAKANPGMAALVEGQFQSAQGGNAVLFVGNVKGSEFQHVFLAQLRPSGNARPSVVVADRGHIKQNEDGAQVVTLDNGSRYEGTALLRDFRITDFTNYQAVIGHQSVTLNNSDVQQMDMQTLWHSDAHDARAEFHWRLTLIISVLIMALMVVPLSVVNPRQGRVLSMLPAMLLYLIFFLLQSSLRSNASKGKIDPMVWIWLTNLTYFGIAVMLNLWDTVPMRKVRARFKPRTLRTQGAA, encoded by the coding sequence GTGATCATCATTCGATATCTGGTACGGGAAACCTTTAAGAGCCAACTGGCCATCCTTTTCATTCTGTTACTGATTTTCTTTTGTCAGAAATTGGTACGGATACTGGGGGCCGCTGTTGATGGTGAAATCCCGACAAATTTGGTTATCTCCCTGTTGGGATTGGGCGTGCCAGAAATGGTGCAGCTCATCATGCCATTAAGTCTGTTTCTTGGCGTATTGATGACGTTTGGCCGCCTCTATGCGGAAAGCGAGATCACCGTCATGCACGCCTGCGGGCTCGGCAAACGCGTGTTGCTGAAAGCCGCGCTGGTCCTGGCGGTGTTCACTGCTATTGTCGCCACCATTAATGTCATGTGGCTCAGCCCGTGGTCGTCCCGGCATCAGGAAGAAGTGCTGGCGGAAGCGAAAGCGAACCCCGGCATGGCGGCATTGGTTGAAGGGCAGTTCCAGTCCGCACAGGGCGGCAACGCGGTGCTGTTTGTCGGCAATGTCAAAGGATCGGAGTTTCAGCACGTCTTTCTGGCACAGCTGCGCCCCAGCGGTAACGCACGGCCTTCTGTCGTTGTGGCCGATCGCGGTCATATCAAGCAAAACGAAGACGGTGCGCAGGTCGTGACGCTGGATAACGGTTCGCGTTATGAAGGCACAGCGCTACTGCGTGATTTTCGTATCACAGATTTCACCAACTATCAGGCCGTGATTGGTCACCAGAGCGTGACGCTAAATAATAGCGACGTGCAGCAAATGGATATGCAGACCTTGTGGCATTCGGATGCGCACGATGCGCGTGCAGAGTTCCACTGGCGGCTGACGTTGATTATTTCTGTGCTGATCATGGCGCTGATGGTGGTGCCACTGAGTGTGGTTAATCCACGTCAGGGTAGGGTGCTAAGTATGCTGCCTGCGATGCTGCTGTATCTGATTTTCTTCCTGCTGCAAAGTTCGCTGCGTTCTAATGCCAGTAAAGGCAAAATCGATCCGATGGTATGGATTTGGCTGACTAACCTGACGTATTTCGGTATCGCTGTGATGCTCAATCTATGGGATACCGTGCCGATGCGCAAAGTGCGTGCGCGCTTTAAGCCTCGTACTCTTAGAACACAAGGAGCGGCCTGA
- the pepA gene encoding leucyl aminopeptidase: protein MEFSVKSGSPEKQRSACIVVGVFEPRRLSPIAEQLDKISDGYISALLRRGELEGKVGQSLLLHHVPNILSERILLIGCGKERELDERQYKQVIQKTINALNETGSMEAVCFLTELHVKGRNTYWKVRQAVETAKETLYTFDQLKSNKVELRRPLRKMVFNVPTRRELTSGERAIQHGLAIAAGIKAAKDLGNMPPNICNAAYLASQARQLADTYSQNIITRVIGEQQMKELGMNAYLAVGQGSQNESLMSVIEYKGDPNPETRPIVLVGKGLTFDSGGISIKPADSMDEMKYDMCGAATVYGVMRMAAELALPLNIIGVLAGCENMVDGRAYRPGDVLTTMSGQTVEVLNTDAEGRLVLCDTLTYVERYEPDVVIDVATLTGACVIALGHHITGLMANHNPLAHELLSASEQSGDRAWRLPLTDEFQEQLESNFADMANIGGRPGGAITAGCFLSRFTRKYSWAHLDIAGTAWRSGKAKGATGRPVALLSQFLLNRAGQNDVE from the coding sequence ATGGAGTTCAGCGTAAAAAGCGGTAGCCCGGAAAAACAACGCAGTGCCTGCATTGTCGTCGGCGTGTTTGAACCGCGTCGTCTGTCCCCAATTGCCGAACAACTCGATAAAATCAGTGACGGCTATATCAGCGCGTTGCTGCGCCGTGGTGAATTAGAAGGCAAAGTGGGGCAATCACTGCTTTTGCACCATGTACCTAATATTCTTTCCGAGCGTATTCTGCTGATTGGTTGCGGTAAAGAGCGCGAACTTGATGAACGCCAGTACAAACAGGTGATTCAGAAAACAATCAACGCCCTGAACGAAACCGGTTCAATGGAAGCAGTCTGCTTCCTGACTGAGCTGCATGTGAAAGGCCGCAACACGTACTGGAAAGTGCGTCAGGCCGTCGAAACCGCAAAAGAAACGCTGTATACCTTCGATCAGCTCAAGAGCAATAAGGTCGAGCTGCGCCGTCCACTGCGTAAGATGGTATTCAACGTACCGACACGCCGTGAACTGACCAGCGGTGAACGTGCCATTCAGCACGGCCTGGCAATTGCTGCGGGCATCAAAGCCGCGAAAGATCTCGGCAACATGCCACCGAATATTTGTAATGCCGCATATCTGGCTTCGCAAGCGCGTCAACTGGCTGATACCTACAGCCAGAACATCATCACACGCGTGATTGGCGAACAGCAGATGAAAGAGCTGGGCATGAATGCCTATCTGGCCGTGGGTCAAGGCTCGCAGAATGAATCGCTGATGTCGGTGATCGAATATAAAGGCGATCCGAACCCGGAAACCCGTCCGATTGTGCTGGTAGGTAAAGGGCTGACGTTCGATTCCGGCGGTATCTCCATCAAACCTGCCGACAGCATGGACGAAATGAAATACGACATGTGTGGCGCGGCTACGGTCTACGGCGTGATGCGCATGGCGGCCGAACTGGCACTGCCGTTGAATATCATCGGCGTACTGGCAGGTTGTGAAAACATGGTCGACGGGCGCGCTTATCGTCCGGGCGATGTGCTGACCACGATGTCCGGTCAAACGGTGGAAGTGCTGAACACCGATGCGGAAGGCCGTCTGGTGTTGTGTGATACGCTAACCTACGTTGAACGCTATGAGCCGGATGTGGTCATTGATGTCGCGACGCTGACTGGCGCATGCGTGATTGCGTTGGGGCACCACATCACCGGTTTGATGGCGAATCACAATCCGCTGGCGCACGAACTGTTGAGCGCTTCTGAGCAGTCTGGCGACCGCGCATGGCGCCTGCCGCTGACCGACGAATTCCAGGAACAGCTGGAATCTAATTTTGCCGATATGGCGAACATTGGTGGTCGTCCGGGCGGTGCGATTACCGCAGGTTGCTTCCTGTCGCGCTTTACGCGTAAGTACAGCTGGGCGCATCTGGATATCGCGGGCACCGCCTGGCGGTCTGGCAAAGCCAAAGGCGCAACGGGTCGCCCAGTCGCGCTGTTATCACAGTTCCTGCTTAACCGCGCCGGACAGAACGACGTAGAATAG
- a CDS encoding DNA polymerase III subunit chi, translating into MKNATFYLLEHDSKSGELSAHEALACDLAAERWRAGKRVLIACEDEQQAIRLDEALWQRDPNAFVPHNLAGEGPRHGAPVELAWPQRRGNAPRDLLINLLPQFADFATAFHEVIDFVPYEESLKQLARDRYKTYRSVGFQLTTATPPTH; encoded by the coding sequence ATGAAAAACGCAACGTTCTATCTTCTCGAACATGACAGCAAAAGCGGTGAGCTCAGCGCCCATGAGGCACTGGCATGCGATCTGGCGGCAGAACGTTGGCGAGCAGGAAAGCGCGTACTGATCGCCTGTGAAGACGAACAGCAGGCCATCAGGCTGGACGAGGCGCTGTGGCAACGCGATCCCAACGCATTCGTACCGCATAATCTGGCAGGTGAAGGGCCGCGTCACGGCGCGCCGGTCGAACTGGCCTGGCCGCAGCGGCGTGGCAACGCGCCACGGGATCTGCTGATCAACCTATTGCCGCAGTTCGCAGATTTTGCCACCGCTTTCCATGAAGTGATAGACTTTGTCCCTTACGAAGAATCCTTGAAACAGTTGGCGCGCGACCGCTATAAAACCTATCGCAGCGTCGGCTTCCAATTGACCACGGCTACGCCGCCAACTCACTGA